A stretch of the Bacteroidales bacterium genome encodes the following:
- a CDS encoding cysteine synthase family protein has translation MYFNNILWTIGNTPMVRINQLNPHPDVLLLAKLEGFNPTGSIKDRIALKMIEEAEKKGELTKDKIIIEATSGNTGIGLSMIGRVRGYRIQIVMSSAVSEERQKMIKAFGGEIILTPPELGTDGAIMKVKELIELNPGKFFNPNQFSNINNKLAHYKTTAEEIWTQTQGQITHFVSSLGTSGTLMGVGKGLKEKNPAIKIIEAHPVKGHYIQGLKSMEEAIVPEIYDESEINMSIKVESEEAFAMSRRIINEEGIFVGMSSGAAMLAALKAIEQLDKGVMVVIFPDRGEKYLSTSLFPD, from the coding sequence ATGTACTTCAATAATATTTTATGGACCATTGGCAATACTCCCATGGTCCGGATCAATCAACTTAATCCCCACCCCGATGTTTTGCTTCTGGCCAAACTCGAGGGATTTAACCCGACAGGCAGCATCAAAGACAGGATTGCCCTGAAAATGATTGAAGAAGCTGAAAAAAAAGGTGAGTTGACCAAAGATAAGATCATCATCGAAGCCACTTCAGGAAATACAGGAATCGGACTTTCCATGATAGGAAGGGTGAGAGGATACAGGATACAAATTGTAATGAGCTCTGCCGTTTCGGAAGAAAGGCAAAAAATGATCAAAGCTTTTGGAGGGGAAATAATTCTCACTCCGCCCGAATTAGGGACTGATGGAGCCATCATGAAAGTAAAGGAATTGATAGAGTTGAATCCCGGAAAATTTTTCAACCCTAATCAGTTTTCGAACATCAATAATAAGCTGGCACACTACAAAACAACCGCCGAAGAAATATGGACCCAAACCCAGGGGCAGATCACACATTTTGTCTCTTCACTCGGCACATCGGGAACCTTAATGGGTGTGGGTAAGGGGCTGAAAGAGAAAAACCCCGCAATAAAGATCATAGAGGCTCATCCGGTCAAAGGTCACTATATACAGGGGTTGAAAAGCATGGAAGAAGCGATTGTCCCTGAAATATATGATGAATCGGAAATCAACATGAGTATTAAGGTAGAATCGGAAGAAGCTTTTGCAATGTCCCGGCGCATCATCAATGAAGAAGGTATCTTTGTAGGAATGAGTAGCGGAGCTGCCATGTTGGCAGCCCTTAAAGCAATTGAACAGCTGGATAAAGGAGTAATGGTGGTCATCTTTCCCGATAGGGGAGAAAAATACCTAAGTACCAGCTTATTTCCTGATTAA
- a CDS encoding pyridoxal phosphate-dependent aminotransferase has product MMYHFDEIVRRRNSNSYKWDTAEDENVLPMWVADMDFRTAPAIINALERRVQHGIFGYAKVPETYFDAVIGWFRKRHHFTIEREWILFTSGVVPALSAVIKALTQPGDKVIVQTPVYNCFFSSIRNNQCGMVENRLIYKDGTYSIDFDDLEQKTADTSAKLLLLCSPHNPAGRVWSREELTKMGEICLRNNVIIVSDEIHCDLVYPGHTHIPFASISEKFLKNSVTCTAPSKTFNLAGIQVANIIAEDEEIRRKIDKALNINEVCEINVFAIEALIAAYNEGVEWLEELKEYLYGNYRTLTGFFEQHLPHLPVLPLEATYLVWVDCSALNRTSEEITKTLLDKEKLWINEGTMYGEAGEGFIRINIATQRENLLKGLKSIEKQLKR; this is encoded by the coding sequence ATGATGTATCATTTTGATGAAATCGTCCGCCGCAGGAACAGCAATTCCTACAAATGGGATACAGCAGAAGATGAGAATGTTTTACCGATGTGGGTCGCCGATATGGATTTCCGCACAGCTCCTGCCATTATCAACGCATTGGAACGGCGTGTACAGCATGGTATTTTCGGATATGCTAAAGTGCCGGAAACATATTTTGATGCGGTAATTGGCTGGTTCCGGAAAAGACATCATTTCACCATCGAAAGGGAATGGATACTGTTTACTTCGGGCGTCGTTCCAGCCCTTTCGGCTGTCATCAAAGCACTGACACAACCGGGCGATAAAGTAATCGTGCAGACTCCCGTCTACAATTGTTTTTTCTCCAGTATCCGAAACAACCAATGCGGAATGGTGGAAAACCGGCTGATCTATAAGGACGGCACATATAGCATCGATTTTGACGATCTCGAACAAAAAACCGCCGATACGTCAGCAAAGCTGTTGCTGCTCTGCAGTCCGCATAACCCTGCCGGAAGGGTATGGTCACGGGAAGAGCTGACAAAGATGGGTGAAATTTGCCTGCGGAATAACGTAATCATCGTTTCCGACGAAATTCACTGCGATCTGGTTTACCCCGGCCATACACATATCCCGTTTGCATCCATCAGCGAAAAATTCCTGAAAAATTCCGTTACCTGTACCGCCCCGAGCAAAACCTTCAATCTGGCAGGCATCCAGGTGGCCAATATCATTGCAGAAGATGAAGAAATACGCAGGAAGATCGACAAAGCCCTTAACATAAATGAGGTTTGCGAGATCAATGTTTTTGCCATAGAAGCCCTGATCGCTGCTTATAATGAAGGAGTGGAATGGCTGGAAGAACTGAAGGAATACCTGTACGGTAATTACCGTACACTTACCGGATTTTTTGAACAGCATCTTCCGCATCTGCCTGTTCTACCGCTTGAAGCGACTTATCTGGTATGGGTCGACTGTTCGGCATTGAACCGGACATCGGAAGAGATAACCAAAACCCTGCTTGATAAAGAAAAGCTGTGGATAAATGAAGGCACTATGTATGGTGAAGCAGGTGAAGGCTTTATACGTATCAATATTGCCACCCAACGCGAAAATCTGCTGAAAGGCCTCAAAAGCATCGAAAAGCAACTTAAACGATGA
- a CDS encoding DUF3737 family protein, translating to IMENCTMAEDCDLCFENSTLNAVINGNIVSIKNPAGGSITADSIGEVIMDENCKNPGGCSVKINNKTHLAS from the coding sequence ATTATGGAAAACTGTACTATGGCCGAAGACTGCGACCTCTGTTTCGAGAACAGTACCCTTAATGCCGTAATAAATGGGAACATTGTAAGCATCAAGAACCCTGCAGGAGGCTCCATCACTGCCGATAGTATCGGTGAAGTCATTATGGACGAAAATTGTAAAAATCCGGGAGGATGTTCTGTTAAAATCAATAATAAGACCCATCTTGCCTCATGA
- a CDS encoding EamA family transporter yields MQSLKGNETSRAGIFIAYFLIYVVWGSTYYFIGVALRGLPPFLLGALRFTTAGLILLLWCWYRGEPVFKKSLIKKSAISGIVLLFIDMAVVMLAQRYISSSLVAIIASSTAIWIMALDAPMWKKNFRNPLVIVGIIIGFLGVMMLYVEQFKFDNHPGEHREYGVLLLVFGCISWALGTLYAKYRSSGEEEVNAFAGSAWQMLFASAMFWICAFFSGDITNTDLRIVPTTSWLSLAYLIIFGSIMAYSAYVWLLKVRPATEVATHAYVNPFVAVFIGMVFGKEEVTWIQMAGLVVILASVMLINRKRKKALK; encoded by the coding sequence ATGCAGTCCCTGAAAGGAAACGAGACATCCAGAGCAGGCATCTTCATAGCCTATTTCCTGATTTATGTAGTCTGGGGTTCCACCTATTATTTTATCGGTGTAGCTCTACGGGGACTACCGCCGTTTCTTCTTGGAGCGCTCCGTTTTACTACAGCAGGACTGATCTTATTGCTTTGGTGTTGGTACAGGGGTGAACCTGTTTTTAAAAAAAGCCTCATCAAAAAATCGGCCATCAGTGGCATTGTGCTGTTGTTTATCGACATGGCGGTCGTGATGTTGGCACAACGTTATATCAGCAGCAGCCTGGTGGCGATCATTGCCAGTTCAACGGCGATCTGGATCATGGCACTGGATGCTCCCATGTGGAAAAAAAACTTCCGCAACCCATTGGTAATCGTTGGCATCATCATTGGATTTCTCGGCGTCATGATGCTGTATGTGGAACAATTTAAATTCGACAATCATCCCGGTGAACACAGGGAATACGGTGTCCTCCTTTTGGTCTTCGGATGTATCTCATGGGCACTCGGCACACTCTATGCCAAATACCGTTCATCGGGTGAGGAAGAAGTGAACGCTTTTGCCGGTTCTGCATGGCAGATGCTCTTCGCAAGTGCCATGTTCTGGATATGCGCATTTTTCAGTGGAGATATAACGAATACTGACCTACGTATCGTTCCCACAACTTCATGGCTATCGCTGGCGTATCTGATCATATTTGGTTCTATCATGGCCTACTCTGCTTATGTATGGCTGCTCAAAGTACGTCCGGCAACCGAAGTCGCCACACACGCATATGTCAATCCTTTTGTTGCAGTATTTATTGGTATGGTTTTCGGGAAAGAAGAGGTTACATGGATACAAATGGCGGGACTGGTGGTGATATTAGCCAGTGTGATGTTGATCAATAGAAAAAGAAAAAAGGCACTTAAGTAA
- a CDS encoding endo-1,4-beta-xylanase, giving the protein MKTNIHYLLLSFLIVTLLLSCSNANNTKAEKKPTLKEALNGKFLIGTALNLAQVYNRDSSSVNIIKTQFNSIVAENCMKSMYLQPREGEFFFGDADKFVEFGEKNNMFIIGHTLIWHSQAPAWFFVDEKGKDVSREVLVQRMKNHITTVVSRYKGRIKGWDVVNEAILENGTYRKSKFYEIIGEDFIPLAFQFANEADPDAELYYNDYNEWYKGKRETLVNLVKSFKEKGIRIDAIGMQGHIGMDIPTLEEYESTIEDYHRAGVKVMITELDLSALPSPWGTSANISDTVDYQKQMNPYTDGLPQEIEAEWENRYLDFFRLFLKNQNKIGRVTLWGVSDRDSWRNNFPVKGRTDYPLLFDRKYQAKPIVEKIIQISVGN; this is encoded by the coding sequence ATGAAAACGAATATTCATTATTTACTTCTTTCTTTTCTGATAGTTACCTTATTATTATCCTGTAGCAATGCAAATAATACAAAAGCAGAAAAGAAACCCACATTAAAAGAGGCCTTAAACGGTAAATTTCTCATCGGCACCGCCCTGAATCTGGCACAGGTGTATAATAGAGACTCCTCATCTGTGAATATCATAAAAACACAGTTCAATTCGATTGTTGCCGAGAACTGCATGAAGAGCATGTATCTGCAACCCAGAGAGGGAGAGTTTTTCTTCGGCGATGCAGATAAATTTGTTGAATTCGGAGAAAAGAACAACATGTTTATTATAGGTCATACGTTGATCTGGCATTCACAAGCCCCGGCCTGGTTCTTTGTGGATGAAAAAGGAAAAGATGTTTCCCGCGAGGTATTGGTTCAACGCATGAAAAACCACATCACTACCGTTGTCTCCCGCTACAAGGGACGGATAAAAGGATGGGATGTGGTTAATGAAGCCATCCTGGAAAATGGAACTTACCGCAAAAGCAAGTTTTACGAAATTATTGGTGAAGACTTTATTCCTCTGGCATTTCAGTTTGCAAACGAAGCAGATCCGGATGCTGAACTTTACTATAACGATTATAATGAATGGTACAAAGGGAAACGTGAGACCCTGGTTAATCTGGTGAAATCATTCAAAGAAAAAGGTATTCGTATAGATGCTATAGGGATGCAGGGACATATTGGAATGGATATTCCCACACTCGAGGAATATGAGTCAACCATTGAGGATTATCACCGGGCAGGGGTAAAAGTAATGATAACAGAATTAGATTTAAGTGCATTACCTTCACCCTGGGGAACCAGTGCCAATATATCCGACACAGTGGACTATCAGAAACAGATGAATCCTTATACCGATGGTTTACCTCAGGAGATCGAAGCAGAATGGGAAAACCGTTATCTTGATTTCTTCCGCTTGTTTCTGAAGAACCAGAATAAGATCGGCCGCGTCACCCTCTGGGGTGTTTCTGATCGTGATTCCTGGAGAAATAATTTCCCGGTAAAAGGCAGGACAGATTATCCGTTGTTGTTCGACCGGAAGTATCAGGCCAAACCCATAGTAGAGAAGATCATTCAAATATCGGTAGGGAATTAA